The DNA sequence GTCATTCTTTCGCTGCTGAACGGTGTCATAAGCGAGCAGGCAATAGCCGCTGAATACGGAGCGGGAAAGGTCCTTTACTCTCATGTCATGGGGATAGATGCTACAAGGATCAAAGACAGCACCGTCTATGAACACCTTGGATACATTTCTTTCGGAGAAGAGACAAATGTTCCCGGAGCATATTCTGAAAAAACGCTCGCGGTTGGCGAATTTTTCACGCGGACAGGGATCTCATATAAGATACCTGAAAATATGATAAAAGACCTTTGGCTGAAATTCATGCTTAACGTCGGAGCAAACCAGGTGACTGCTGTTCTGAGGTGTCCTTACGGCGGAATGCAAAAGATGGGCGGGGTAAGGAGCCTTGTCGTCTCTGCAATGGAAGAAGCTGCAGCCGTATCTTGTGCGGAGAATATCTGTCTGGGGAAAGAGGAGATCGAGACATGTCTTGCCATTTTGGACAAACTGTCCCCGTCAGCCAAGACATCGATGCTGCAGGATGTCGAAGCGGGCAGAAAAACGGAGGTCG is a window from the Synergistaceae bacterium genome containing:
- a CDS encoding ketopantoate reductase family protein — translated: MKKIETVSIIGLGAVGSSYMAKMAETVPMENLRIIASEERAERYRKNGVLVNGEKFCFPVYEPDEEVVPADLLIFAVKNNHLDQAVAEAKKHAGPETVILSLLNGVISEQAIAAEYGAGKVLYSHVMGIDATRIKDSTVYEHLGYISFGEETNVPGAYSEKTLAVGEFFTRTGISYKIPENMIKDLWLKFMLNVGANQVTAVLRCPYGGMQKMGGVRSLVVSAMEEAAAVSCAENICLGKEEIETCLAILDKLSPSAKTSMLQDVEAGRKTEVDVFGGTVLSLGRKHGIPVPVNEMLVRLIKALEETFGL